A stretch of the bacterium genome encodes the following:
- a CDS encoding aminotransferase class V-fold PLP-dependent enzyme — MKKITRATKEFRRTSFVYLDNASTTFPKPDCVYKFMNAFYRQYGVNPGRAKGYAYQQAETILERTRDKLTRFFHSENRNRLIFTYNATDSLNMIINGILKNGDHVITTALEHNAVIRPLNHLALRMHINVDWIGFDKKGFIDPADIKKKIKKNTKLVIVNHCSNVIGSIQPIKDIGEICTKAGVIFALDAAQTAGVVPIDMEKSHIDVVAFTGHKSLLGPMGIGGMQIRDGVKIEAVRFGGTGILSQERYQPEKFPYYLECGTINMVGVAGLFAAHDYIFEKGIENIYKHEMKLAKMLCNELRKIDNVVLYNEPVMGKHTAIISFRIKGLDVDKTGAMLETRYGIYSRTGLHCAPLVHDNIGTMPDGTVRLSIGPFNTAVEIQRTIQAISEIAENAVGKS; from the coding sequence ATGAAAAAAATTACAAGAGCCACCAAAGAATTCAGGCGAACTTCTTTCGTCTATCTTGATAATGCATCAACTACTTTTCCCAAGCCGGATTGCGTTTACAAATTCATGAATGCCTTTTATCGACAATATGGAGTCAATCCCGGCCGGGCAAAAGGTTATGCTTATCAACAGGCGGAGACGATACTTGAGAGAACACGCGATAAACTAACGCGGTTCTTTCATTCCGAGAACCGCAATCGGTTGATTTTTACATACAATGCAACTGATTCGCTCAATATGATAATCAATGGTATTCTGAAAAATGGCGATCACGTCATAACAACTGCGCTGGAGCATAATGCGGTTATTCGGCCATTGAATCACCTGGCGTTAAGGATGCATATCAATGTAGATTGGATCGGATTCGATAAAAAAGGATTTATCGATCCTGCTGATATAAAGAAAAAAATCAAAAAGAATACGAAACTGGTCATCGTCAATCATTGCTCTAATGTAATCGGCTCAATTCAACCGATAAAGGATATCGGCGAAATATGCACAAAAGCAGGCGTGATTTTCGCGCTTGATGCCGCGCAGACGGCTGGTGTTGTGCCCATCGATATGGAAAAATCGCATATTGACGTCGTGGCGTTTACAGGACACAAATCGTTGTTGGGTCCAATGGGCATCGGCGGCATGCAAATCCGGGATGGAGTGAAAATAGAAGCGGTTCGTTTCGGCGGTACAGGAATACTTTCCCAGGAAAGATATCAACCAGAAAAGTTTCCGTATTATCTGGAGTGCGGCACGATAAATATGGTTGGAGTGGCGGGTCTTTTTGCAGCGCATGATTATATTTTCGAAAAAGGAATAGAAAACATATATAAACACGAAATGAAACTCGCAAAAATGCTGTGCAATGAACTCCGGAAGATCGACAATGTCGTTCTTTATAATGAACCGGTTATGGGAAAGCACACTGCCATAATCTCATTCCGAATAAAGGGACTTGACGTGGATAAAACAGGTGCTATGCTTGAAACCAGATACGGCATTTACTCGCGGACGGGTTTGCATTGTGCCCCTCTTGTTCATGACAACATCGGCACGATGCCAGACGGTACTGTTCGGCTGTCGATCGGACCATTCAACACCGCCGTGGAAATCCAAAGAACAATACAAGCGATAAGTGAAATAGCAGAAAACGCCGTTGGTAAATCATGA
- a CDS encoding transcriptional repressor, whose product MVALSTVAKKENMLKKKYKLWSYWRHKFNGHGYRMTVPREAILDVLHSTTEHLSAEDIYFIVHKVYPNIGLTTIYRTLELLVRMGLVFKFDFGDDRARYELSEGPKGQQHHHHLVCKRCGRVIDYTDFIEDELELVKRTERGLSQKFGFKITNHVIQFCGLCADCQK is encoded by the coding sequence ATGGTTGCATTATCAACAGTTGCCAAGAAAGAAAATATGCTAAAAAAGAAATATAAATTATGGTCATATTGGCGCCATAAGTTCAATGGTCATGGCTATAGAATGACTGTACCCCGTGAGGCGATCTTGGATGTGTTGCACAGCACAACTGAGCACTTAAGCGCGGAAGACATTTATTTTATTGTGCATAAAGTTTATCCGAATATCGGATTAACCACAATATATCGCACCCTTGAATTGCTGGTCCGAATGGGATTGGTTTTTAAATTTGACTTTGGCGATGACCGTGCTCGTTATGAGTTGTCGGAAGGTCCAAAGGGTCAACAGCATCATCATCATCTTGTCTGTAAACGTTGTGGCCGAGTGATAGATTATACGGATTTTATCGAGGACGAACTCGAGCTGGTAAAACGGACTGAAAGAGGACTTTCACAGAAATTTGGTTTCAAGATCACAAATCATGTAATTCAATTTTGCGGATTATGTGCCGATTGTCAGAAATAA
- a CDS encoding GNAT family N-acetyltransferase: MPDQPGKVKPTIRRATISDLKAITDIYNESVVLSVATFDTEPKTMDDQVVWFKSHGPKHPILVAEIGPDVVGWCSLSPWSDRCAYSDSVELSIYINAGHQGKGIGTELVRAVLLEATKHHLHSVVARIETSNSVIIHVLEKFYFQKVGVLKEIGKKFNRRLDVLIMQLIITG, encoded by the coding sequence ATGCCCGACCAACCCGGTAAAGTAAAACCCACGATCCGCCGTGCCACGATCAGCGACCTCAAGGCGATCACGGATATCTACAATGAATCGGTCGTGCTTTCGGTCGCGACCTTTGACACCGAGCCCAAGACCATGGACGACCAGGTCGTTTGGTTCAAAAGCCATGGTCCAAAACACCCGATCCTCGTTGCGGAGATCGGACCGGATGTTGTCGGCTGGTGTTCATTGAGCCCGTGGTCTGACCGGTGCGCTTATTCAGACAGCGTCGAGCTGTCGATCTATATCAATGCCGGCCATCAAGGCAAGGGGATCGGCACCGAGCTTGTGCGCGCGGTCTTGCTGGAAGCGACCAAGCACCACCTGCACTCGGTCGTCGCCCGCATCGAAACGAGCAACAGCGTGATCATCCACGTCCTGGAAAAATTCTATTTTCAGAAAGTCGGCGTCCTTAAGGAGATCGGCAAGAAATTCAACCGCCGGCTCGACGTCCTTATCATGCAGCTCATTATCACCGGATAA
- a CDS encoding tetratricopeptide repeat protein produces the protein MKLHWKRMSIDPLGSGQALMALAIIVAVTYAATDYNKLGLEAYKKGNYKLAVEYYTKSLEQDPGEAQAYFNRGLAYIMTGNHGAACDDLASAVRLRPDFAAAYASRGGIYIKTADYDLAIKDLTRAVELEPNNAAFRTDRGTAYYSIGKTELAIKDYSAVIEHDSRNARAFCNRGIAYLKKESYETAIADLSRAIDIDAKYAKAYFQRSIAYEHKGLYEKSDADLAMAAKLDKEYAGNEILGTVSKADRYYRRGSDLYRKHDFEKALENLDRALELKPAMAQAYVLRSTIYTAQKQYPKAVSDLIKAININSKDDSLFFRRGNVYCELGQKDKALKDFTRTIELNSRYKEAYFNRGIIKLDAGEYQSAINDLTKAIGIDAGYAAAYCSRASAYLKVNNYRSAAADCDKVLARDANNTTALVNRAIAFYNTGDYESTIKDCSRAQTLDPANIMAYTFRAHAYLKKKEVEEAVKDYTRALELRPDDPELLFNRGLAHTLIKEWTRALEDYSSALKLDPGHVKAYFNRGTVYYSKTEYARAVKDFTKAIELSPLYVEAYYNRGIAYDKNGNRDSAVWDLKKAADLGFDQARKFLIDRFGIAY, from the coding sequence ATGAAACTACACTGGAAACGCATGAGCATTGATCCGCTGGGCAGTGGCCAGGCGTTGATGGCGCTGGCGATTATCGTCGCCGTCACCTATGCTGCCACCGACTATAACAAGCTGGGGCTTGAAGCATACAAAAAAGGCAACTATAAACTTGCGGTCGAATATTATACAAAATCCCTGGAACAGGACCCGGGCGAGGCGCAGGCATATTTTAACCGGGGGCTGGCGTACATAATGACCGGGAATCATGGCGCAGCCTGTGATGATCTTGCCAGCGCGGTCCGGTTGCGTCCGGATTTTGCGGCGGCCTACGCGAGCCGGGGCGGGATCTACATAAAAACCGCCGATTACGACCTGGCGATCAAGGATCTAACCAGAGCGGTCGAACTGGAGCCGAACAACGCCGCTTTTCGCACGGACCGGGGCACTGCTTATTACAGTATCGGCAAGACCGAATTAGCAATAAAAGATTACTCGGCTGTGATCGAACATGACAGCCGAAATGCCAGGGCATTCTGCAACCGGGGGATCGCGTATTTAAAAAAAGAATCTTATGAAACCGCGATCGCGGACCTCTCGCGCGCCATTGATATTGATGCCAAGTATGCAAAAGCATATTTCCAGCGCAGCATTGCCTATGAACATAAAGGTCTTTATGAAAAATCCGACGCCGATCTGGCGATGGCGGCGAAACTTGATAAAGAATATGCCGGTAATGAAATTTTGGGAACCGTCTCGAAAGCCGACCGATATTATCGCCGGGGATCCGACCTGTACCGCAAACATGACTTCGAGAAGGCGCTTGAAAATTTAGACCGGGCGCTGGAGCTCAAACCGGCCATGGCGCAAGCCTATGTACTCCGGAGCACGATCTACACTGCCCAGAAGCAATATCCCAAAGCGGTCTCCGATCTTATCAAAGCGATCAATATCAATTCCAAAGATGATTCGCTCTTTTTCCGGCGCGGGAACGTTTACTGCGAACTAGGCCAAAAGGATAAAGCGCTGAAGGACTTTACCAGAACGATCGAGCTCAACTCGCGCTACAAAGAAGCTTATTTTAACCGCGGTATTATCAAGCTGGACGCGGGCGAGTACCAGTCCGCGATCAACGATCTCACGAAGGCTATTGGCATCGATGCCGGTTACGCTGCGGCATATTGCAGCCGGGCTTCAGCCTACCTCAAGGTCAACAACTACAGGAGCGCCGCGGCTGACTGCGACAAGGTCCTTGCGCGCGATGCCAATAACACGACCGCCCTGGTCAACCGGGCGATCGCTTTCTATAATACCGGTGATTACGAAAGCACTATAAAGGATTGTTCCCGTGCGCAAACACTCGACCCCGCAAATATCATGGCTTACACGTTCAGGGCGCACGCATACCTCAAGAAAAAAGAAGTAGAGGAAGCCGTAAAGGATTACACCAGGGCGCTGGAACTAAGACCTGACGACCCGGAACTGCTGTTCAACCGCGGGCTGGCGCATACGCTGATAAAAGAATGGACACGGGCGCTGGAGGATTACAGCAGCGCCCTGAAGCTCGATCCCGGGCACGTGAAAGCCTATTTTAACCGGGGGACCGTTTATTATTCCAAGACCGAATATGCCAGAGCGGTCAAGGACTTTACCAAAGCGATCGAGCTGAGCCCGTTGTACGTTGAAGCATACTATAACCGCGGTATCGCCTACGATAAGAACGGCAACCGCGATTCCGCCGTCTGGGATCTAAAAAAAGCGGCGGACCTGGGGTTTGACCAAGCAAGGAAATTCCTCATCGACCGTTTCGGCATCGCTTATTGA
- a CDS encoding PEP/pyruvate-binding domain-containing protein gives MSLADLIIDLRSRHQPSTEQVGGKARNLFILRKYGLPVPPGFCLTCMAYEQHVNERLSMPLHDALGDIQKAKKNDRPKILAGIRRQILEPTIDPQLVRGLLEYYSTLKAPLMAVRSSATAEDQARLSFAGQYETILGVSSFQGLQTAVKKCWASLWSERAYEYRRKNNIAHASLGMAVIVQRQVPADFAGVAFTRDPATGGQDKVMIEYVSGLGDRLVSGHAAPDRATVVKCGGKISKTPSAETTGRGLDPGIIRKLAVQAVRIEKKFGVPQDIEWAVAGKKIFILQTRPITTARAESSWEDRQIWTNANTGEVLPDVVTPMTWTVVVPFVKCIFDSFLGIVGAELGDIVLFNRIAGRAYFNLNTLAGILRSIPGFRKFDITNVFGGAQGSMGDMGNLTIADEDIPVIRFKVSRAFLFLPLRTLQLLTFNPKTAIKDLENIKTNIERLYKYDLAGLSDDDLFGLWREVCDKIYSTIHQSGFLALAMMYYTNLDKLCQKWFKGRPGEQTNQLLAGIGDIEPAKAGLALYELSRSARQHPVLLRNISGRQNWQALRPRIARVKDGREFLHAWHDFMIRYGHHTGSEIELMNPRWSESSDFVLGMIRNYLRASDTDGNPTEHYDRVTERRVKLTADLRAKLKNPVHRFVFNYYLRKAQQGSVIRENLKNMWMKAWFVIRRIILEFGNRLRQRRIISKVDDIFFLRMEEIGPLLKGSPRSGVRGLLKERRREYDLDRTITPPKVIRGVFDPRRHQPEPVAQGQRVMTGLAVSSGVVRGKARVILDTRSRETVRPGEILVAPFTDPGWTPYFMSAAAIVVDMGGLLSHGSIVAREYGIPAVVNVGPATKIIRTGQMLEVDGDQGTVRIINQGKHGP, from the coding sequence GTGTCGCTAGCCGATCTGATAATCGATCTAAGATCTCGTCATCAGCCTTCGACCGAACAAGTCGGCGGTAAAGCGCGCAACCTTTTCATCCTTCGTAAGTATGGCTTGCCCGTGCCGCCCGGTTTTTGCCTTACCTGCATGGCGTATGAACAGCATGTTAACGAACGCTTAAGCATGCCATTGCACGACGCTCTCGGGGATATCCAAAAAGCAAAAAAGAATGACCGGCCCAAAATCCTGGCCGGGATCCGCCGTCAGATACTCGAACCGACCATCGATCCCCAACTGGTCAGGGGGCTACTTGAATACTATTCAACATTGAAGGCTCCGCTCATGGCGGTCCGTTCGTCGGCGACCGCCGAAGACCAGGCGCGGTTATCCTTTGCCGGGCAATATGAAACAATCCTGGGCGTTAGTTCGTTCCAAGGTCTTCAGACCGCCGTTAAAAAGTGCTGGGCTTCGCTGTGGAGCGAACGGGCATACGAATACCGCCGGAAGAACAACATCGCCCACGCTTCGCTGGGGATGGCGGTAATCGTCCAGCGACAGGTTCCCGCGGACTTTGCCGGTGTTGCCTTCACGCGTGATCCGGCGACCGGTGGGCAGGACAAAGTGATGATCGAATATGTCTCTGGTTTGGGTGACCGGCTGGTCTCAGGCCATGCCGCGCCGGACCGGGCGACCGTGGTCAAGTGCGGCGGCAAGATCTCCAAAACCCCCTCCGCGGAGACGACCGGACGCGGGCTCGATCCCGGGATTATCAGGAAGCTCGCCGTTCAGGCGGTCCGGATCGAGAAAAAATTCGGCGTCCCGCAGGACATCGAATGGGCGGTGGCTGGTAAGAAAATATTTATCCTCCAGACCCGGCCCATAACCACGGCGCGCGCGGAAAGCAGTTGGGAAGACCGCCAGATATGGACGAACGCCAACACCGGCGAGGTGCTTCCCGACGTGGTCACGCCCATGACCTGGACCGTGGTCGTGCCGTTCGTCAAATGCATCTTCGACTCATTCCTCGGCATCGTCGGCGCTGAGCTGGGCGACATCGTCCTGTTCAATCGCATAGCCGGCCGGGCCTATTTCAATCTCAATACCCTTGCTGGCATTTTACGCAGCATACCCGGCTTCCGGAAGTTCGATATAACGAACGTTTTCGGCGGCGCCCAGGGTTCCATGGGTGACATGGGGAACCTGACGATCGCGGACGAAGACATCCCCGTGATCCGGTTCAAGGTCTCCCGTGCCTTCCTTTTCCTGCCCCTGCGCACGCTCCAGCTCCTCACCTTCAACCCGAAAACGGCCATAAAGGACCTGGAAAATATCAAAACCAATATCGAACGCCTTTACAAGTATGACCTTGCCGGCCTTTCCGATGACGATCTTTTCGGCCTATGGCGCGAGGTGTGTGATAAGATATATTCCACTATCCATCAGTCAGGATTCCTCGCTCTGGCCATGATGTACTACACGAACCTGGATAAACTGTGCCAAAAATGGTTCAAGGGCCGGCCCGGCGAACAGACCAACCAATTGCTCGCTGGCATCGGCGATATCGAGCCGGCCAAGGCCGGCCTGGCCCTTTACGAACTGTCCCGGTCCGCCCGACAGCACCCAGTGTTACTGCGGAACATTTCGGGTCGGCAAAATTGGCAAGCTCTGCGGCCGCGGATCGCGCGCGTGAAAGACGGTCGGGAATTCCTTCACGCCTGGCATGATTTCATGATCCGGTACGGCCATCATACCGGCAGCGAGATCGAACTCATGAATCCGCGGTGGAGCGAGTCCTCCGATTTCGTCCTGGGCATGATCCGCAATTACCTCAGAGCCTCGGATACGGACGGGAACCCGACCGAGCACTATGACCGCGTCACGGAGCGCCGCGTCAAACTCACCGCCGATTTACGCGCGAAACTCAAGAATCCCGTTCATCGATTCGTTTTCAACTATTACCTGCGGAAGGCCCAGCAGGGCAGCGTCATCCGGGAGAATTTGAAGAACATGTGGATGAAGGCCTGGTTTGTCATACGCCGCATCATCCTGGAATTCGGGAACCGACTTCGTCAAAGGCGCATCATATCGAAGGTCGATGATATTTTCTTCCTCCGCATGGAGGAGATCGGTCCGCTATTAAAAGGCTCCCCGCGCTCCGGCGTCCGCGGTCTGCTCAAGGAACGGCGCCGGGAGTACGATCTGGACCGGACCATCACGCCGCCCAAGGTTATCAGGGGGGTCTTCGATCCGCGCAGACACCAGCCCGAGCCGGTGGCGCAGGGACAGCGGGTCATGACCGGCCTCGCGGTCAGCTCCGGCGTGGTCCGGGGAAAAGCCCGGGTCATCCTCGACACGCGTTCCAGGGAGACGGTCAGACCCGGCGAGATCCTCGTCGCACCCTTCACGGACCCGGGCTGGACGCCTTACTTCATGTCCGCCGCCGCGATCGTGGTCGACATGGGAGGTTTGCTGAGTCACGGCAGCATTGTGGCGCGGGAATACGGGATACCGGCCGTGGTGAACGTAGGGCCGGCCACGAAGATAATCAGGACCGGTCAGATGCTCGAGGTGGATGGCGACCAGGGAACCGTCCGGATTATAAATCAGGGAAAACACGGACCATGA
- a CDS encoding type II CAAX endopeptidase family protein, with product MGTKMHLGDLGSPVVQCGLFLILYNNVVNLIPPAVHARLYVGLNVLVLIILWSYAHRYWNFRPADAGIRAGGFWTSLGLGICLAAIIIIPFYIALVILPKIGISLPAIHLDEVDQEGLIRRLLVRIPVGTVLFEEMLFRGIFLGLLLREQNRPRALIVSSFVFGVWHIVPALKVMFRNFGVSSILPGIGMFILGIIGAVIAGYVFGWVRIRKNNIIGPVIAHLLINDTALVLIYFMWRA from the coding sequence ATGGGAACAAAAATGCACCTGGGAGATCTCGGTTCACCGGTCGTACAGTGTGGTTTATTCTTGATTTTGTACAATAATGTCGTTAATCTGATCCCGCCGGCAGTACACGCGCGACTGTATGTGGGATTGAACGTCCTTGTACTGATCATTCTGTGGTCATACGCACACCGTTACTGGAATTTCCGGCCAGCTGATGCGGGGATAAGAGCGGGCGGTTTTTGGACGAGCCTGGGGCTGGGGATATGCCTGGCAGCGATCATCATTATTCCTTTTTATATTGCGCTGGTGATCTTGCCCAAGATCGGTATATCGCTGCCCGCGATCCATCTTGATGAGGTCGATCAGGAAGGTCTGATAAGAAGGTTGCTTGTCCGGATCCCGGTGGGCACGGTTCTTTTCGAGGAGATGCTATTCCGTGGTATTTTTCTTGGCCTGTTATTGAGAGAACAAAATCGGCCACGGGCCCTGATTGTATCAAGCTTTGTTTTTGGCGTCTGGCATATCGTTCCGGCATTAAAAGTAATGTTCAGGAATTTTGGAGTTTCCAGCATTCTCCCCGGGATCGGCATGTTCATCCTCGGGATAATTGGAGCTGTGATCGCTGGCTATGTTTTTGGTTGGGTGAGGATTAGAAAGAACAACATCATCGGACCGGTCATTGCCCATCTGCTCATAAACGATACCGCACTCGTCTTGATATATTTCATGTGGCGGGCTTGA
- a CDS encoding long-chain fatty acid--CoA ligase, whose amino-acid sequence MYKTVYETFHDAVVRYPDRIALRHKEQGIYRSMTYKELSAIIDAVAAEMRSLGIKQGDTVAIMSYNRPEWAMTDLAILKLGAIVVPIYHMPGHVLPPASVKYILNDSGAKLIFVENRELLSIVEQILPETPSIQRIVIFDHEGKTDKRTISFADMKTSSKRLDTAITGISPNDLATVVYTSGTTGEPKGVMLTHTNIVSNTDIAIKKFNFTPDDVVISYLPIGHMLERTCGYYSVLFAGGSIGYAQDLTTVVDDAEEIRPTILLAVPRVIEKAYNSGVAKITGSSRFMQMLVTSAIKTLNERANRIYKKQKVSLGLTMKCAVYKKLVASKFKKLGGGRIRAIVVGGAPLNRQIAKIVYVLGFNIIEGYGLTETAPVVSSNTVEDNILGTVGRPFDSIEVKIGENDEILVRGPNVMKGYYHKPEETAKVLDPDGWLHTGDQGKFDEHGHLVITGRIKELIVTSGGKKIPPAPIEARITFSPFIEQAVVWGENKQYLVALVIPSREAIEKHAKAQGIEFKRYGELLENDVIKTLLKKEISNAIADLPSYEKPKACILLEESLTVEHGMLTQTLKLKRNRIQEAYQELYEMMYKDRPATVKYRNIIYF is encoded by the coding sequence ATGTATAAGACGGTCTATGAAACATTCCACGACGCGGTTGTGCGCTACCCTGACCGCATTGCGCTCCGGCACAAGGAACAAGGTATCTACCGGTCAATGACCTATAAAGAGCTGAGCGCCATAATCGACGCCGTGGCGGCGGAGATGCGCTCGCTGGGAATAAAGCAGGGTGACACTGTCGCCATCATGTCGTACAACCGACCCGAATGGGCGATGACTGACCTGGCGATACTGAAGCTGGGCGCGATCGTCGTTCCCATCTATCATATGCCGGGTCATGTTCTGCCCCCGGCCAGTGTGAAATACATTCTCAATGACTCTGGAGCGAAGTTGATCTTTGTAGAAAACCGCGAGTTATTGTCGATCGTCGAGCAGATATTGCCTGAAACTCCGTCTATTCAGCGAATCGTCATATTCGACCACGAAGGTAAGACCGATAAGAGAACTATCAGTTTTGCCGATATGAAAACCAGTAGTAAACGCCTCGATACGGCAATAACCGGGATCTCACCCAATGACCTGGCAACGGTCGTCTATACTTCAGGCACCACCGGCGAACCTAAAGGCGTCATGCTCACGCATACCAATATCGTCTCCAACACCGATATCGCGATCAAAAAATTCAATTTTACGCCGGATGACGTTGTGATCTCCTATCTTCCCATCGGCCACATGCTGGAAAGGACCTGCGGTTACTACTCGGTGCTTTTCGCCGGCGGTTCCATCGGTTATGCGCAGGACCTGACGACGGTCGTTGATGATGCCGAAGAGATCCGCCCGACAATTCTGCTGGCCGTGCCGCGGGTCATAGAAAAAGCTTACAATTCCGGGGTCGCCAAGATCACCGGTAGTTCCCGATTCATGCAAATGCTGGTGACATCGGCGATCAAAACACTGAATGAACGGGCGAATCGGATATATAAAAAACAAAAGGTGTCTCTTGGTCTTACCATGAAGTGCGCGGTGTATAAAAAATTAGTCGCGTCAAAATTCAAAAAACTCGGCGGCGGCAGGATACGCGCCATCGTTGTTGGCGGCGCGCCGTTAAACCGTCAGATCGCCAAGATCGTTTATGTCCTGGGCTTCAATATTATCGAAGGATATGGTCTGACCGAAACCGCGCCGGTCGTATCCAGCAATACCGTCGAAGACAATATCCTTGGTACCGTGGGCCGACCGTTCGACAGCATTGAAGTTAAGATCGGCGAAAACGATGAGATCCTGGTTAGGGGCCCGAACGTGATGAAAGGGTATTACCATAAACCGGAGGAAACGGCAAAAGTGCTTGATCCGGATGGCTGGCTGCATACTGGTGACCAGGGTAAATTCGACGAGCATGGCCATCTTGTGATCACCGGCCGGATAAAAGAGTTGATAGTCACGTCCGGCGGGAAGAAGATCCCTCCCGCGCCGATCGAAGCGAGGATCACGTTCAGCCCATTTATTGAACAGGCAGTGGTGTGGGGCGAGAATAAACAGTATCTTGTCGCTCTCGTTATTCCCAGCCGCGAGGCGATCGAGAAGCACGCAAAAGCACAGGGGATCGAGTTCAAGCGCTACGGCGAGCTACTTGAAAATGATGTGATCAAAACGCTTTTAAAAAAGGAGATCTCCAACGCGATCGCCGATCTGCCTTCGTACGAAAAACCAAAGGCGTGCATACTGCTTGAAGAAAGCCTTACAGTCGAACATGGCATGCTCACACAGACCTTGAAACTCAAAAGGAACCGGATCCAGGAAGCTTACCAGGAATTATATGAAATGATGTACAAGGACAGGCCGGCGACGGTTAAGTACCGGAATATTATCTACTTTTAG
- a CDS encoding acyltransferase, with protein MGIIFNSKLAQLAARTPATRDRYVDFLRAMSIMVVVLGHWLSSMIVNDSQGIRGCNAVGMIPGMWAATWILQVMPLFFFVGGFSNMITYDSYKRKGQSLFDFYRTRLVRLFKPTFAFLFIIALMYVIMIGVIPNWQTYARVGIMVVLPLWFLGVYLFMVLLTPLMRAVHRRFGLAIPAALLLLAICVDIIAINSQIHLIRWFNVAFVWLFVHQLGFFYADGTLTRIPRRVHGAIAAAGLTALIVLTNIGVYPRSMVGTGFEKFSNMHPPTICIAALAIWLVGLAMLLRNPLTRWLSRTKPWMAVILANSMIMTLYLWHLVAFAFGYLVLRVAGFGRNMMDLSRFWVERPLWIIIPGIILVMLVIAFQRFEKTPAGGGANV; from the coding sequence ATGGGTATTATATTCAACTCAAAACTCGCGCAACTGGCGGCTCGAACGCCAGCTACACGCGACCGGTATGTTGACTTCCTGCGGGCAATGAGCATCATGGTCGTGGTCCTGGGACACTGGCTGAGCTCAATGATAGTGAACGATAGTCAGGGAATCAGGGGCTGCAACGCCGTGGGCATGATCCCCGGCATGTGGGCGGCAACTTGGATACTGCAGGTCATGCCGCTGTTTTTTTTCGTCGGGGGGTTCTCGAACATGATCACCTACGACTCGTATAAACGCAAGGGACAATCACTTTTTGACTTTTACCGGACAAGGCTGGTACGTTTGTTCAAACCGACCTTCGCCTTTCTGTTCATAATCGCCCTGATGTACGTGATCATGATCGGTGTCATCCCGAACTGGCAAACGTACGCACGGGTCGGCATAATGGTCGTGCTGCCTTTGTGGTTTTTGGGCGTATACCTTTTCATGGTGCTCTTGACGCCGCTCATGCGCGCGGTGCACCGGCGTTTCGGTCTGGCTATCCCCGCGGCGCTGCTTCTGCTTGCGATCTGCGTGGACATAATCGCGATCAACTCGCAAATACACTTGATCCGATGGTTCAATGTCGCATTTGTCTGGCTTTTTGTGCACCAACTGGGATTTTTCTATGCCGACGGCACTTTGACGCGGATACCCCGCCGGGTGCACGGAGCGATCGCCGCAGCCGGTCTAACCGCCCTCATTGTCCTTACTAATATCGGTGTCTACCCCCGCAGTATGGTCGGCACGGGTTTTGAAAAATTCTCCAATATGCACCCGCCCACAATCTGCATTGCCGCCCTGGCCATCTGGCTGGTTGGTCTGGCCATGCTGTTGCGAAACCCCCTGACGCGGTGGTTGAGCCGAACAAAACCATGGATGGCAGTGATCCTCGCCAACTCCATGATCATGACCTTGTACTTATGGCACCTCGTAGCTTTTGCTTTTGGATATTTGGTCTTGCGCGTTGCCGGTTTTGGGCGGAATATGATGGACCTGTCCAGATTTTGGGTCGAAAGACCGTTATGGATCATCATTCCCGGGATAATTCTGGTCATGCTGGTGATCGCTTTCCAGCGATTTGAAAAAACACCGGCCGGAGGAGGTGCAAATGTATAA